In the Ptychodera flava strain L36383 chromosome 1, AS_Pfla_20210202, whole genome shotgun sequence genome, TACAACTTCCTATACTTGACATAGACAATAACCACGTGAGATGACCGACAAATTACTTACCCTGCTTTGCGAAGTCTAAGCATCACCAGTAAGGTAATTACAACTACCAACAAGACAAACCCCGTCGTTCCAATGGTACCGCCGAGTATTACACCTGTGGGACACAAAATTCATCGGAAATTTTCATCTGCTAGGGTAACTCTAGGTTCccgaaaaatgtaaatttagaaGAGAAGGGAAATTTCAAGATTATTCCTACTTATATCATACAACTGATATTTTACGATTcgatacaaacaaaaacaatccGGAATTGAAACCTACCAATCGACAAGTTGGATGTGTCACTCGTGTTAGCGGTTGTTTGAAGTTCTGTGAAGGAATGAAAAAAAGGTAAATCATTCGTTTGATAGTTAGTCTCTGAATTTCTAAGTATGCTCACACTTTAACTAGTGTGCGGAAAGAAGAATATACCTGTCGAAGTGAAATCTTCGGAAGTACCGATCGAAGGAACAGTCGTTGTTTTCTGTAGTTTctctgaaagaaaaatgaaaataaatcggTAATTGCATGGGACCAATTGATGTAAACATTTAGTTACTGTCACACCAAACTCGGATTTATAAAAGAGTACAGTTacaatgttgtaatattaaagggacaaagtcggccattttctgcaatttttcgATGTTAAAATACCCAGTCAAATCAATAGGCGACCCAAATATAATGGTGACCAAAGATGGCTTCAAGGATATataaaaccaccttcttgctcttACGGCAAGGTTTCAAAGTTTTTCTGGGCTCCCGCGCAAGTAATTTAAACCAATCGCAATGTTTAAACTCCAGCACATGTTGAATATTACTATACATACTACTTTACGTCATCGTAGAGCGCGTGAGTGGCCAGCTGTGACCTGCAAAGTATAAACTTCGGAAAGTGTTCATTAAGGTCCCGATCCTTTTTTTTTCTTAGGTAGGATATACAACACTTTAAATATGCTAAGCCTAAAACTAACCCTAACCTTAATTCAAAACCCTCCAAAAGTTGCATTTTATGTGCTTCTTCCAAGGAAAGTCCGCCATTAAAATGATTTCCAGGTATGCGACTTATACAGCTTGCAGGCATCTGAAATGCCCATTATAAAAATGTGTTCTGTTGCAGCAAAAGAATTATATGCATGATCTTTtcactttgtgtgtgtgtttttataaCACGAGGATGCTGACAGTGGTGAGCAGACGAATTAATGTTACAGACCATTTATTCTTCTGCCGATGATTTTATtaatcgtgtctaaaaccaggaCGAAAGATATGCATGATCACCCTTGatttagtatctttcaacatgtcaaacaattaaGTAGTGTATatattatcaaataaaattcataacaaaaatgcagaaagtggtcgactttgtccctttcatGTTGTCACTTTTCAAGTGACAGATTTAGTTTAAACCTTATGCTCCGTTATCGGCAACTATAATTGGTCTACATGCATGTACGTATGCCTGAGTTATTGTCCCGCCAATAGATGCACAGAAAAGGTTTTCGATGACAAAAGATCATCGCAATGcatcacacacacatatattcaAAGTGAATTCGCAagataattatcacttttttGAATTGTCTTTAAGGTTTGAAACAACATCTTGTAAAAGTACAGACATACCTACACACTGCGGTAACGTGTCATTCCAAATACCATCCTGACACTCTATCGACTGATGCGAGGAATTCGACTCATAACCATGGTTACAAATAACCGTAGCTATGTCACCAGTACGGTATGGGCAATCGCTGTCCATAGTGATAGTCCCGTTTTCAACCTCGCTGTGATTATCACATCTCATTCGCccttacataaacaaaaaaggaatatatatatatatatatatatatatatatatatatatatatatatatatatattatatatatatatatatatatatatatatatatatataacaaaacttgtttttatcttctcagaggggtaaagtactcgatgcagggatgcagagcaatattacaataaatatgagaacacaaagtatgtttggtacctattactcgagtttcacgcatacacgcgatcgtcagattgGTAGATGTTATTATATGAAATTTGCctcaggtgcttacatataagtatcaggttgggtcaaaccatttgtgTGGTGCGTTGGATTGAATTTGACAAGTAAACTTTGTTTCGTGCCAgcacttggagaccaactcgGAACGTTTGTTTAAAAAGCTGGacttatctgcattgattatgaatggCTTCTCTGTAAGacaaaggttgcatttctttaacatatttgaGTAACTACTTGCTTTCAACTATCTGTAGAACTTTCATTTTTctcatatatataaataaatatatatatatatatatatatatatatatatatatatatatatatatatatatattactcaaAGCACGTCCTTAGAAAGGTTATTTTATCTATTacctaagtttcatgcatcttgtcGGGCGCGACGTTTACACTCAGTATTCGCACCGACTAGATTCAGCCGCTTTTTGTTATCGAATAGCAGCGTACCTTTCTCTGAGTTAAATTTCTTGGCGAATGCTCTCTTTCGAATCGTGTATAGTTTCGCGTAAGATATGTGTGGATCGAGAGCGTAGTCGATCTACATTTGCTCGGCACTCGAATGATAGCGGTGTTAGAGACGGGAGCGACGACTATAAGTGTAGACAACTCGCCTACGGcttattgatattattcctaaagaACGAACCGCCGAATCGTTGTGGAAAACTACatattcttggcttgtgcatgtgaaaagaatattacaaccCTGCGGCGACCAGTCAAAGACGAGTGATTCCATGTTCATTGCgttactcatatatatatatatatatatatatatatatatatatatatatatatatatatataatatatatatatatataataacacaaattacttcaagtacaatgtAATGTTACTTAAGTAATTGTATTTCTATTGAAGACtttgtgaagtttagacccctttTGAAAGTGTTGAGAGCTTTCTTGCCGACATCACtttccacgttcttgctgaaaaGTGCggggttgaaccacgtgatgttacgtttcctgttattgtttctACCCCAGAAAATTCTACCCGCTGATTGGTTGGACTTTACATATTCAATTTGATCAGTGTACTCGCTTGACTTAACGGTGTGTTGTAGTGACCTTTGtatttatcaaagatgcccttatcaCGTTTGCTTATTGCTCAGGTATGTGTTTAATCATAGTTAGCGGGTGATTACACTTCTTATTgacatacattgtttggtcgttTGGTTTACGACAGGGTATGGTTTATAAGACCAAGGTATCAACGGGGGACACAATctcgtggtcaattattgacaaagcatcgagttactctaacataagcacgGAATGTAatgtttgtatatcagaaaaagtacacattatcaatgctggcaATCTACGCTTTTACACAAAAATCACGatttcttttgattttgattttaagCTTTCACATACACTTTACCTTCAAATATAAATGCGAACGCACAATTTACCTGAGAAATCAAGCGCAAAAGTACCACTTTGGTTTTCACCATCACTCGCTTGAAATACAATCAAAACACCACTCGAACAGCTGTATATCTCACCACTCGCAGGAAAGATCCTAGAGAAATTGCCGAGGACTCTCTCTTCACCTTGGTACATTTCATAAATTATGACGTAGTCATCATCGTTGGCGAGGTCGAATATGGTAAACGTTATTGAGATATACTCTGCTTGTGATTCGATTTTCCATTCACAGTAATCCAGTCTTTTGTAATATCCGGGGAAATATGGAGAGTAGATAGTTCCGGTTTGTTGTTGGTATTCACCTCCACATGCTCCCAGTTGCACTGGAAAATGAAGTGTTAATCTTAAGTCTAAAAGGAACATATAGACTTTAATATATCCGTTTAGATAGATAtatcaataaaaatgcattgtaATTTGCTAACAGGAGACCATGCGACACGAGAATCTACTAGATCATATGTTGCTATGCTTCCCAATGTTGCGTACTCTTATGACATACGACACATTCGATCAATTACACGGTTGAACACCCTCAGGTACTTTCGTTGAACGGTAAATAGCCTCCACAAAAGTTGAATAGTAGTGAGTAAAACAGGTTACAAACGTATAAAAAGCAGCGTTGCCGGTGCCCAAGTATGATAGAAGTTTGCAccaaaagtaatttttggtTCTGTTTGTTAGCTTACAATATTTGATCCCTACTGTTCCATATAAAACTTAAGTTTTCCAGACCTATTTGTCAGCCTTAAATTagtacaaccattttcagtattagacagcgaagctactgcagtgaactgcaataaaactgctaaCACTAATTAGTATCAGCTGTAGCCATGGCctctttagtgttgatcaaggctacttgatactgACAACaattctgcttgtacaaagaCAAAACTAGCTCCGTctagggttgtaaatgagagtttacgattggcacactgtgttcaagattaagatacaatgtaacattaccatgcactggtccatgtacaaatcttgtttatttcaacttccccagacaaactgtcggCATGGGACacacaatgttgtcgactttgccagctggctacagctgaaactaattagtgtgagcagttttattgcagttcactgcagtggcttcgctaTCTAATACTGAAAATAGTTGTATTTATAGATGCAAGGTCATTCAATATCATCACACTTTTAAGAGAAAAATCTCATACCGGTCTTCAACCAATAAAATCAGGCTTGTAATGCGTATAGTTGCTGAGAAACGGAAAGGCAGGTCAAAGTCCATCCCGTATTTTTGGAGTAAAGTACTATATCATACTGGTCATCATCGGACAAAAATCAGATCTGTATAGCCTTTATAGTTACTATATTACACAAaagtaggtcaaaattcgtccgatattttcttaattttcacataattcaatatggccCCGGGTCATATGATCAGATTATATTGTAAGGAATAGGTATATGAGTACTCATATGACACTATAAGCTCTGCAGATTAGAGCAGTTGTTGAGTTTTAGGTCGACAAAGAaatggcagaagaagaagaggaagaagtaAACGCCAGTAAAAACATTTAAGAAGAAACAGAGGGAGTAGAACTCGAACAATAACGATGGGACCCACGGCTAAAtgggcttgggcccctaacaaGCAAAAAGCGATAATAAATAAACGCATACATCACTTTCACCTTTCATGATTATACAATTGTCACCAAAGTGACCCAACTTTGTCAATTCTCTTGTACTGGATTGTCGCTCATATCTAGATCACACATATTCTTTCTCTccaatattgtctttctatttaGAACAACATTGAACATAACAGGCATGTGAGTTTATGACCTTATACAGAAGTGAATTCATTGCAATGGCATCAATTGATCGTCTCCTGATCGTCAAAACATCGTGGTTACTTTATTACAAGTAGTTAATCCAATTTCAAACGTTTGTGTTCACGTGATATTGACAAAAAGAAGCCAATATGACCTTCATATTAAATGATATTACTGCAAGATTCGCTCATGATCataatgagctgtgtctcacaAACTTAAATGATAGTACTTGCATCTCAAATATAAAACGTGGATCGGCCGGGTGTCGACAAATGctgttatcacatgcacaagccaagtttgtcgtctccgaacaaaaaatacgggatttattctctggtcgttctacgtcacgacaacccgcgtctatgtcatcaattttggtgcgtcggaccttttttttgtcgatcttcggtgtgctcgtaaatatgtaaacaaacaacatggcggccgatgtttctcccacgatcaaaagtcatgtaatgaaatcgatattttcacagactacgacattactaatccgaacaatgtaaacacaagagtgtaccgcctgtatattccgaaggaattacgtgaataatttgcggaaacaacgaacttgaagctggtcgcgtataccgtgggttccgtacgcattgcaaacagggtcaggcgcgacgtttacagtgttcgcgccgtcgagattcagtcgatatttgttcccgaaaaaaagtgtatcttcgtctgtgataaaattctaggactatgctatctttgaaatagagtataactttgcggaaggcagcctacgtgtagaccgagagctgtcatttgctccacacacgaacgaacgtgagcgctacgcacacgacggacgactgaaAATGAtcgacaacttgtgcacggcgtactgatatttattcctaaagtagttcaaaagtttaaacgcggaatcgtcatggaaaacttattttattttccaaaaaataacgaattcttggcttgtgcatgtgataagtatattattccctaatatttttcttcgttcagctcggaaaatactcgtgacgtgatgaccgtgtcaccactcgtcttcgactcgtggtgacacggtcattacgtcactcgtattttccttcgctgaacgaagaaaaatattagggaataatatctaattaccGTACAAAAGAACAGCCTAATAAAAAGAATGATCATTCTTCACTACGTCAGATACGAAATAACATAACATTGCGAGTTTTTTGGATATAGGACAGGTATATTCACAAATACGTCTCTGTCTCAATCCTTTGTCAGTGTATTCACATACTGTCTGTATTTATGGACAATGTATGCATTCACGATCTTTCACAAAATATGACATTACATAAAATATGACCTTCACCACAGAGAAATCCTGGCTAGATATCAAACTTCCTCGATAAAAGTAGGTTCGAATCTTTACTTAACTGTAGCCTAAGAATGAACTCCATAGGTGATCAGCATGTAAATATGAATGTTTATCCACATGAACTTTGTCGTTAATTGACATGTGGTAATTTATACTAAACAGTGCATTTGAATCATGCAAAGTAACCACAACATTATGCTAAGTAACTACCGAAGAAAATCGATACGTGCATTTTCACAAAGGCAACGCCCCACTCACTAATACCGTATATCACAGCGTAACTCACCATCGTAGACACTAGCTGACGTAGCACCACCTCCGCAAATTTGCCAGTCGGCGCGCGCACATGATATAAAACACCGTGCATTTGGCACAGGATTCCACCCATTACACGAAGCATTCGGGTTCCTACACTCACACTTGTTTCCATCATTACCATGTAACATAGCCAAAGATGTGTTTTGATCTCGACAGAATTCTGCGCAATATTGTATCGTCATGTCGGTAGAATCGAACTTGCCTGTGGTTTGACAGTTGTGAAACTGATGACACCCGTTGTATGAGTAGACTGGTGAGACAAAACAGCTTTGAcattaaggtagcggtaaaggctagagcatcagttataaacttcaataaaactattaaaacataaaagtagtcaacattctctgtggaataaaaaaaactagacatttgggcacaaaggcattgcagagttatagcccgttgaaacttctgaaaaactgaccaaataagaggaagtaagggagtccttagtgtattaactatggtagaggtcccctagcttttaaaaaaatgtttgaaaagggaaagtcattttttactgtttttcaggaaagtttgacaaggcagtgcttgcattcagaatgcgtgactgctattataaatgcatttttagattctttgagtgtcaaagaggtgtcaaaactgagattaaccaaaaagactgctctgtgacttcaaaagaggggtgcaaatatggcttgttttcaacatttttgagagaataacagttttcctacataattttataccaatttaatccaacctttgaaatgagatatggacatggaatttttacagcctattaacaaggttacagataagatttgtacggcacaattttcctgtatttgaagtactttttaaaaatcgtattttgaaatttgaaagcatttttaataatttttgatatgtaaacccatgtaaaatcataaaaacaaattttatttacaaatcctgccgtacaaatcttacaattaatagtgttaacatatttataactaatttggtaatattaattattattaattcaaatatgtaaaaaaatatgaaaaattaaattttaatattgattggtgtcatatttcaaaatcatggctacaaatatacaatttttatattctttggtgaaagtattaactaaggaagttatcctgaaaatttgaactaaatatcttgattctaacacttgaaacttgacattaactctgagaaaagaattggtgtataaatagcctttaccgctaccttaattCCCAAGACTTAGTATACACTATCTGTTTTGGCTTTGTAAGTACTTTGTGGTGTTCTggtcgatcttctgactgaggCATATGAGTTCTGTGTGAAAGTAATTCctttaaactttgaaatttacgTTTTAACAATGCGGAATACAATCCCTACGAAATGGATTGAACAATAAGATCTCTGGGATTGTCTCAGTAAAGAAAGTCTGCTGCTTGCGCACAATACACTAAAGCAATTGCACGctgattttcaaataatataaaataaacaaaataataatgtAATAATAATGTAAACCTATGGGACCCGCAAGATATTACCTCATACATGTACTTACAGTTGCACGTTGCCTTAGCCTGAATACAATTGTCACAGTCGGTACTGATTTATAAGAACATTCGTGGAATATTGTATTGTTCGCGTCACACGTCACATCGACAACACATATCGTCGAAAGCGTGACGTCACCGGTACGTGGGCTGTCATCTGTCATTGCGCCTTCTGCATATCCTGTCATGTATTATGTGTATAGAGTAAACACATACGAACAAAACACACAGAAATGTAACTCATAACTAAATTAGATTTCCCATATTATTAGTCCAGTGAATTTTAAAAACGACAAGAAAACGTACAAACAACAAAGTTGGGCTATGCAAAAATTGCAGTGACATTTGATtttataaatatgtatgtaACAAAAGTAGTACTTTAAATAACAGTCAGCTATCAAAAAGAAGAATGTATTGAAATGAACGTCGTTGGCATTGATGACATACATAGATAAGAACACCCCTCAGCTGCTATCCCTTCAGCAAAAAATATATGATAGAATATTAAATGAGAACACTGCCAAATGTTACTTTAGTTACCTATATCACGACAGAGTACATCTGCATCGTTTGTATTCCAAGATACGCCGTCACAGACTGGCGTCCAACCATATTCCTCCGTTAGCATTTCCACTCTGCCTTCGTATGGCGTCGGACCATTCGTTAGTTTTCCGGTTTCTTGGAACGTAAAAATGAGAGGGCAGTGCTGGTTTAAGAAACGGAAGgctatatcgccaatatacttACACTCACACGTTGTCCATAAAGCTTGTACTTGTtttaaacgacgtcatcagtgACATAGTTATGAACAAGCCTGCATGTTTTACTTTGTTCCTTATTGTGAAATCCGGATACAAGCTTATGTAAACGTCTCAATTTTGCCCATGTATAAAAACGATTCAGAACCTCCACACTTACGTGTACAATCCGATGAGCGTTGAAAGTAACCAGAATCGTAGATACTAGAAATAACTGGAATTCCATGGTGATTGATTCAAAGACAGTTTGACATCCGAGTAAGCGGACTCCTGAAACCAGATATGTGGTTTTATGTCTTACTTGAGTCGGCTGGTACAAAGTGCAACCCACCCAAAAAATATAAGTGATTGTTGTGTGTGTAAAACATACCCTCAACGTTTGAATTATGAGAAATAAGTGATTGATTGGTGATCTCGTGATATGATTATGATGTCATGACCAGACTTAGTTCTTTTCTCCTAGCAACATAGAAACAGGTATTAACCACTCGGAACGTTAACTCTTGTGCAATTTGTTGCGAGGTATGTGCTTTCCAGCTTGCGCGCATGTTATGGAATTTCTCTTGCTGGATCGGAAAAGTTGGCCCCTGTCTTCAAATTATACTGTACCGAACTAGCGAAAGGCATAACCTAGCTAATTTCACCAACACATCGAAGAGCTTAACACCAATGCTACGCTTCAATTTAAACATCTCCTGGCCTTTAAAAAGGAGTCACTCTACCTCCACAACAACATCAAAGAAGGCATTATTGCTCTCCACACTTTAGATAGtgagactggagcgagaaagtgacgctttctcgcaattggtgagaatgtCTTCAAGTTGTTATTCTTACTACTATCAGTGAGAAATTTTCAATTCTCACTGatgagcagtgagaaatgcacttcTTGGTGAGTATCAAGTACGATATTAGATTCTTACCAGTGAGACTTGAAATTTCTCACAAAGCACGGAGATAAAGGTTATTTTCACAGTTAAGAAGAGGCACCGTggggcagtggttagggtacaggactcactatcggaggatggcGAGTTCGAGACCAGGTAAGTAcggagtaacggactcactgtcagaggatttggagttcgagactccagcacggtgttgtgctcttgagcaaggcactttactcctcagtgctccatttgGAATGAGTTATGTGTACCTCATCATGTAATTTGGTTCGCCtgtaacaaaacagaaaaaaaggtaTCATACTCATCCTTCAATGATGGGATTGAACCAGACTCACCATGGCATTGGTGAGAATCAGCAAGACTTGCTGTCTGTTTCTGAGAATTACCCAGACTGATTCTCACCAGTAAACAACAAGGGTTCTGTCTTTAGGCttttcgctaggtgactggatgccgtatgttgtgagttcgtaCGACAGTTGTTATAATTGTCAGTGATGTCATGAGAACGTTCCGCAATGCTGTACTACTCGCAACACACGTCCCGTTGACAACACATATCGTCAAAAGAGTGACGTCACCAATACGAAGGCTATCATCTGACATTGCGCCTTTCGGATATCCTATTGCACGATGAACGGCGCAAACAAAGAAACCATACCCTTGCTCATTTAATatagtttaaatgttaaaagtATTGTGATCTCAACCAACCAAATGGTTCGCATGTTGTTTGTTAGAGGCTTACCTGGTCCGTGGCCGTTCGTGTTGATCCATTACAGTTTGCCTGTAAGGCCAAAATGGGGTCGAAGATGTGAGTCTAACACTGTAAAACTGAGTTTAACGCCATCTTAATTCTCCCCGAGGCACTTTTGTTCGTATTATTTTCCCGAATGTCTCTTCTGCTTTTCATATCATCCCAGTCACACATTTGTTGAAACGATTAGTTAATCTAGATTAGCACACCAACACAATGTTCATAGTCTCGATTAAAGCCTTCTTGAGCCATCGGCCACATCGCGTAAACGGTCATTTTTCAAGCGAATTAGTATCAAACATGGGTATTCTTCTGGGATGTGTCTTGTCACCCGTCCCCTTCCTTTCGTATACGAATGAACCTATGTGAAACAAGGCTCTTCGTACCTTAACCAAAtttgaagatgacatggtgTTCGTCACTCGCTAATATTGATGATCAGTTTCCTTGAACTAAATGTTCGGAAAACGAAGGATATGTGCATTTGAGATGGCGGAAACAAGaggaaaagagaaaatcaacatgtttaagatctttgaaattttcttgattGCAATCTACGTGTTAAAGATCTGTTGATTACATTTTTAAGGCCAATCACGTCTTTAGCTCCTACTTAAGATTAATAGTTTTAACGTTAGTAGGGATATTTCAACATCAATGTATCCTTCACAGCGTCTTGATGTATTACATCTggtattgaaatatatttctgttAAAGTCAAACAAAGTTGACGCTAGGCGTCAGCCTGGCAGGAAGAAATTTGGCAAAGCGGAAACAACTCCTGACTTTACATCAGCcaatgaaactgaaaaaaaattcaaatatttaagaaTCAATCAGGATTTTGTCAATTATGATTCAGTCTTGTACACATGTACGTTCATTTGCAGATCGATGCAATTTTGCCAAGTTGTACTTTGTATGTCGTGTTTTTTACGTCCAAATTGTTTTTTAATTGTATGATGGTAATCagcaaagaaaaaagaaaatgtccATTATATTATAAATTCAACGGACAAAAGAGTATTTGATCGATTGATTCACTGAATGATTAATAGATGAtttaatgattgattgattaaatgactgattgattgatctaTACTACTTTGCATTTACGAAACGTGACCTCAGTATGATTGTCAGCAGTTATGTGTTGTAATTTGAAAGTTGTTGTTCTGCAAATCACTGTCGGATATCAAGAGGCAAAGAATGCCATCAAGCAAACGCTTTCAATGTATCTCGTTCAGATTTATAAATAATTTCTCCAGCGGCAAATAAAACCCGAAAAGATGAATCAGAACGCTGATTGCATATATTTAAATTGAATGATTGAATGTCAGCTTTACCTATATCACGGCAGAGGACGTATGTATCATCTACATGCCAATAGTCGCCACAAACGGGCGTTCAACCATATTTTTCAGTAAGCATTAAATTATTTTCCATTCTGCTTTCACAAGGCGTTCGACCATTTGTCAGTTTACATTTTCTATGGGATATCAATTGAAAGAAGCAACGTGTAATTTGTCAGACATTAAAATGGTCCAGAGTGCTTTGTTACCAAAAAAGAAGATTGGTATGgaaattgtcattttgtaaGTCTGTTACACTTTGTTTTCTTAAAGTGAATCCACGTATACGTTGCCAGAAGAAGGTCAATTTCAAGGGTAAGTGACAGTTTCAAACGATTCTACTTACCTTGTGCAATGCCAAAAGCATGTTCGGGTAACATGGGCGCCGGTAAATACCAAGAATTCCATGGTGATTGATTGTGAGGCAGTTCAACAGGTGAACATGGCTAGAGCAAGGTCCCTCAAAGCGTTTGAGGACCCCCTACATAGGTATTACTTAGGTAGGGTTACCTAACCTAATGCACAGCAACATATATCAATGGAATCTATCGAATTATATCCTACTCGTGTCTTATAAGGTAAGATAAGATAAACTAAGATAAGACATAGTTATTTTTATAACACTCCACATGCTCCTTCCGCGTTGGGATTCGCCAGAATAAGTCACGTGACgggaaaatagatacgtcttgTCCTCACGGAATCGACAATAATGAGTTAGAAGGGATTATGAAATGTTTGATcatattttgatctttgaaagaCTATTTGCCTACGGATGACGAAATAGTTGGAAAAAGTGCCCTGGTACGTGACCgttgtgtcgtctgcagctttgaaagAATGGTACATGATGAGCGATCCGATATGGCTTCTCTGGTCTGATGGTGATTTCGGGTAAATGGCACTCCCTTGTAAATGATCAAGACTGTAGATCACACAAGCGACATCAAGCTCATCGATCAAGTCCAAGATTGTCGAAAGCTGTTATACCATAAAACTCCTGATctatacattttgaataaaatcaaccaAATAGGTCTTTTTTGTTTCTACAGTATTTCATGATATTACATCAACCAAAAGTGAGACTAAGCAAAAACAATGTAAGACTGCAGCGAAATAATGGTAAACAGGCAAGCAAATTGTTTTTGGTATCATACATAAAAAAGGTATTTGCCGAAATCGTTGGTACGATTTAAAACGTTCAACCTACTAATTACGTGGCTTTTGCTTGCTTTGGATGATAAGACATACCATCTCaccaaatttgcaatattttgggAAATCGAAT is a window encoding:
- the LOC139135774 gene encoding kremen protein 2-like, with the protein product MTIQYCAEFCRDQNTSLAMLHGNDGNKCECRNPNASCNGWNPVPNARCFISCARADWQICGGGATSASVYDVQLGACGGEYQQQTGTIYSPYFPGYYKRLDYCEWKIESQAEYISITFTIFDLANDDDYVIIYEMYQGEERVLGNFSRIFPASGEIYSCSSGVLIVFQASDGENQSGTFALDFSGRMRCDNHSEVENGTITMDSDCPYRTGDIATVICNHGYESNSSHQSIECQDGIWNDTLPQCVEKLQKTTTVPSIGTSEDFTSTELQTTANTSDTSNLSIGVILGGTIGTTGFVLLVVVITLLVMLRLRKAGLRNKDANSSVDFVQDAVLTSGTNIENHQYETIDDRMIGSSYEMMNPVVSVTPHSVPLKIIRQRSFAMTNLKHISMSVILRWVPS